The genomic region GTTGACCCGGGTCGTCGAAAACGACGATGCCAGCGAGACGCTGCCGCCCCAGCGCGGCCGTGGACGGCGGTTGCCGTGGCTGCTGCTGGCGGCGGTGCTGCTGGCGTCGGTGATCGCTGCGTTACTGCTGCTGGGCGGCGACTGAGCGCAGCGCCGAGGTTCGCCGTCGCTGTTGCCATTTCCAGAGTCGCCAGCCGAGCAATGCGGCGAGAATGCCGGCGTACAGCGCCGGTTCGCGCACGTCGGATTTCACCAGCCACCAGAAATGCAGCACGGCGAACACGCCGATGGCATACACCAGCTTGTGCAGCCGGCCCCAGCGACGGCCGAGTCGGCGCATCCAGCCCTGGGTCGAGGTGATCGCCAGCGGCAGCAACAGCAGCCAGGCGGCGAAGCCGATGGTGATGTAGGGACGTTTCACGATCTCCTCGAAGATCTGCAGCCAGTAGCCGCGCAGATCGAGCCCCAGATAGGCAGCGAAATGCAGGGTGGCATAGGCGAATGCGTACAGCCCGAGCATCCGCCGGAAACGGATGAGCACGGCCTGTCCGCTCAGCTGGCGCAGCGGCGTGATCGCGAGCCCGATCATCAGGAACCGCAGCGCCCACAGGCCCAGGCGATGCTCCACCTCGGCCACCGGGTCGGCGCCCAGGGCGTCGCTGCCGGTGTTGAAGACGTCCCAGAACTGCCAGGCGAGGGTCGCCAGCGGCGTCAGGCAGAGCAGGTGCACGAAGGTTTTGGCGGCGATGATGCCTCGGGAGGTCGATGCCATCAGAACCACTTTTTCAGATCGAGGCCTTTGTACATCCCCGCGACTTGTTCGGCGTAGCCGTTGAAGATCCGGGTCGGGATGCGTTCGGCGAACAGCTTGCTGGCGGTGCCGCTGATCCGCCGCTCCGTCTTCTGGCTCCAGCGCGGGTGGTCCACGTTCGGATTGACGTTGCTGAAGAATCCATATTCCGATGGCTGCAGATCGTTCCAGGCGGTCGGCGGCATCTTCTCGACGAAGCTGATCCCGACGATCGACTTGATGCTCTTGAACCCGTACTTCCACGGAATGATCAATCGCACCGGTGCGCCGTTCTGCTGCGGCATCGGTTTGCCGTACAGACCCGTGGCGAGCAGCGTGAGCGGATGCATGGCTTCGTCGATGCGCAGGCCTTCGCGGTAGGGCCAGTCGATCGAGTCATAACGTACGCCCGGCATCTGCCGGGGGTCGGCGAGGCTGGTGAAGGCCACGTATTTCGCCTTCGAGTTCGGCTCGAAGCGCTTCAGCAGCGCTCCCAGCGGCACGCCGAGCCACGGAATCACCATCGACCAGCCTTCGACGCAGCGCAGCCGGTAGATGCGTTCTTCGGGTTTGAAGCCCTTGAGCAGGTCGGTGAGGTCCAACTTGCCAGGTTTCGCGCATTCGCCGGACACCGTGACCGTCCATGGCTTGGTTCGCAGGGTCTTGGCGGCCTGCGAAGGGTCGGTTTTGCCGGTCCCGAACTCGTAGAAATTGTTGTAACCGGTCACATCCACCAGTCGGGTCAACTCCTCGCCGGTGCGGAACCCCGACTTCAGCTGCGCCGGAGTCAGGGCGGTCTTCGGTGGCGCGGGAGGCTCGGCCTCGGCACAGCCGGACAGGCCGAGGGCCGGAGTGGCGGCGAGCAACCCGAGCAGCCGGCGGCGGTCGTGGTAAACGGCCTCGTCGGTGATCGCGGCGGCGGGGATGCGCAGTGCGTCGCGCAGGGAGGCGGGGAGGGACATGGCGGAGATCCGTGTAACTAAGGGGTCGACTATAAGACGAAGGTAGTAGGCATTCGGTTGCGCGGCATACGCAAATTTCCTTCCGTGATCGCGTCCGCCTCCCCAAACGATGCTGCGCTGCGGCATACTCGACGGCCAACCCACGTCCATGGAACAGAACGATGTCGCGCGCCTACAATTTCAGTGCCGGTCCCGCCACCCTGCCCGAGAGCGTCCTCCGCCAGGCCCAGGATGAGATGCTGGAGTGGCGCGACTCGGGCGCGTCCATCGTCGAACACAGTCATCGCGGCCCCGAGTTCATCCAGGTCGCCGCCGAAGCAGAAGCCGATCTGCGCACGCTGATGTCGATTCCCGACGACTACGCGGTGCTGTTCCTCGGCGGCGGCGCCACCACCCAACAGGCCTTGATTCCGCTGAATTTGGCGGCGCCGGGCCAGACCGTCGATTACGTGATCAGCGGCCACTGGGGCAAGACGGCGATCAAGCAGGCCAAACCCTATGTCGATCTGCGCGTGGCCGCCACCAGCGAAGCCGGCGGCTTCCGCGACATTCCGGCGCGCGACACCTGGCAGCTCTCGGCCGATGCCGCCTACGTGCACATCACCGCCAACGAAACCATCCATGGCGTGGAATTCAGGTCTTTGAATGGGATGGACACCCCGGACGTCGGCGACGTGCCTTTGATCGCCGACTTCAGCTCCAGCATCGCTTCGGAGCCGGTCGACATCTCGAAGTACGGCGTGATCTACGCCGGAGCCCAGAAAAATCTCGGCCCGGTCGGCATCACCGTCGTGATCGTGCGCCGCGATCTGCTCGAACGCGCCGGCCAGCCGCGTGCCGACATCTTCAACTACGCCTCGCACCTCAAGGGCGAGTCGATGCTCAATACGCCGCCGACCTGGAACTGGTACATGCTCGGCCTCAACGTGAAGTGGATGCTGGCCGAAGGCGGCGTCGCCGAATTCGCCCGCCGCAGCACCGAGAAATCCGCGCTGCTGTATTCGGCGATCGACGCGTCCGGCGGCTATTACCGCAACGAAGTCGCCGCCGCCGTGCGTTCGCGCATGAACGTGCCGTTCTTCCTCCACGACGAAGCGCTGGACAAGCCGTTCCTGTCCGAAGCCAAGGCCGCCGGCCTGATGGCGCTGAAGGGCCATCGCGCCCTCGGCGGCATGCGCGCCTCGATCTACAACGCGATGCCGGTGGCGGGCGCGAAGGCGCTGGCCGATTTCATGAAAGACTTCCAGCAGCGTCATGGCTGATAAGCCCAAAAGCACCGGTGCCTCCAAGCCGGCGAAGCGCGCGGCGAAGAAAACCGCGACGAAAGCGGCGACCGCCCCGAAGTCGTCGGTGGAGATTCCCACCGACGCCCAGGGCAAGCCCGATCTGCTCGCGGTCCGTGCGCAGATCGACGGCATCGATCGCGAGATCCAGACCCTGATCGCCGAACGCGCGATCTGGGCGCACCAGGTCGGCAAGGCCAAAGGCAAACTCGCGGCAGCGGTCGATTACTACCGCCCCGAGCGCGAAGCGCAGGTGCTGCGTCGCGTCGTCGACCGCAACGAAGGCCCGCTGTCGGACGAAGTGCTGGTGCGCCTGTTCCGCGAAATCATGTCCGCGTGCCTGGCCCAGCAGGAGCCGCTGCGGGTCGGTTATCTCGGGCCGGAAGGCACGTTCTCGCAGCAGGCGGTGTACAAGCATTTCGGTCACTCGGCCAAGGCGTTGCCGCTGGTCACGGTGGAAGAAGTGTTCGATGAAGTCGCCGCCGGCAACGCCGATTTCGGCGTCGTTCCGGTCGAGAACTCCGGCACCGGCACCATCCAGTCCACGCTCGATCTGTTCCTGACCTCGCCGCTGATGATCTGCGGCGAAGTCGAGCTGCGCGTACACCAGTACCTGCTGTCGCGCACCGGGCACATCGAAGACATCGAACGCATCTATTCGCACACGCTGTCGCTGGCGCAGTGCAAGGGTTGGCTGCGTCAGAATCTGCCGAAGGTCGAAAAGCACGCGGTCGCCAGCAACGCCGAAGCCGCGCGTCGTGCGCGCAATGCCGACGATGCGGCGGCAATCGCCGGCGAGAACGCCGCGCATGTCTACGGCCTGAAAGTGGTGGCCGGCCCGATCGAGGACCGCAGCGACAACACCACGCGCTTCCTGGTGATCGGCCGCGCCTCGTTCCCGTCGTCGGGCAACGATCGCACTTCGCTGCTGGTCTTCATCCGCGACCAGCCCGGCGCGCTGTACAAGATCCTCGAACCGCTGGCGCGGCGCTCGATCAGCATGAACCGGATCGAATCGCGTCCCGCGCACGGCGCCTTGTGGCAGTACGCCTTCTTCATCGATGTCGCCGGCCATGCCGAGGAATCGCCGCTGAAGGACGCGCTGGCCGAGATCGACCGGTATGCGGGCGACGTGCGGGTGCTGGGGTCGTATCCGGTGGCGGTGCCATAGGACTTGCATGACGGACGAAGCATTTTTTTCGGCGCTCGCACAGCCCGGTATCCAGAAGCTGCGCGCCTACGATCCCGGCCACGATCTGGTCGCATTCCGGCGCCGCTTCGAAGGGCGACATCTGATCGAACTGGGCTCGAACGAGAATCCGTACGGCCCCAGTGCGCGTGCGAAGGAAGCGATCCTCGCGACGATCCACGACAGTTTCCGTTATTCCGATCCGCTCGGCGGCGATCTCAAGCGCGCGCTCGCGGCGAAGCACGGTGTCGATGTCTCCTCGATCCTGCTCGGCAACGGTTCGCACGAATTGCTGATGCAGTTCGCGCAGGTGTTCGCCGGCCCCGGTGTCGATGTGGTCGCGTCGCGGTTCGGTTTCGCGGTGTATGCCATCGCTGCGCAGTGCGCCGGCGCCACGCTGCGGGTCGCGCCCTGTAATGCCGACGATCACGCGATGCCGCGCGGCCACGATCTCGATGCGATCGCAACTGCAGTCACGCCCGCGACGCGTCTTGTGTATCTCGCCAATCCGAACAATCCCACCGGCACCTGGTACGGCGCCGACGCTTTCGCCGCGTTCATGGCGAAGGTGCCGGCGGATGTCGTGGTCGTGGTCGACGAGGCCTACGCCGAATTCGTCGATGCGCCGGAATGCGCGTCGGCGCTGACGCTGCAGTCGGCGTATCCGAATCTCGTGGTCACCCGCACCTTCAGCAAGGCCTACGCGCTGGCGGGGCTGCGCGTCGGATTCGCCATTGCGCATCCCGGCCTGATCGCGGTGATGGAGCGCGTGCGCGAAAGTTTCAACGTCAACAGTGCCGGTCTGGCTGCGGCCGAAGCCGCGCTCGGCGACGTCGAACACCTCGATTGGGTGGTCGCGCGCAATGCCGAGCAGCGAGGAATACTCGCTG from Lysobacter sp. harbors:
- the msrQ gene encoding protein-methionine-sulfoxide reductase heme-binding subunit MsrQ, encoding MASTSRGIIAAKTFVHLLCLTPLATLAWQFWDVFNTGSDALGADPVAEVEHRLGLWALRFLMIGLAITPLRQLSGQAVLIRFRRMLGLYAFAYATLHFAAYLGLDLRGYWLQIFEEIVKRPYITIGFAAWLLLLPLAITSTQGWMRRLGRRWGRLHKLVYAIGVFAVLHFWWLVKSDVREPALYAGILAALLGWRLWKWQQRRRTSALRSVAAQQQ
- the msrP gene encoding protein-methionine-sulfoxide reductase catalytic subunit MsrP; this encodes MSLPASLRDALRIPAAAITDEAVYHDRRRLLGLLAATPALGLSGCAEAEPPAPPKTALTPAQLKSGFRTGEELTRLVDVTGYNNFYEFGTGKTDPSQAAKTLRTKPWTVTVSGECAKPGKLDLTDLLKGFKPEERIYRLRCVEGWSMVIPWLGVPLGALLKRFEPNSKAKYVAFTSLADPRQMPGVRYDSIDWPYREGLRIDEAMHPLTLLATGLYGKPMPQQNGAPVRLIIPWKYGFKSIKSIVGISFVEKMPPTAWNDLQPSEYGFFSNVNPNVDHPRWSQKTERRISGTASKLFAERIPTRIFNGYAEQVAGMYKGLDLKKWF
- the serC gene encoding 3-phosphoserine/phosphohydroxythreonine transaminase; this translates as MSRAYNFSAGPATLPESVLRQAQDEMLEWRDSGASIVEHSHRGPEFIQVAAEAEADLRTLMSIPDDYAVLFLGGGATTQQALIPLNLAAPGQTVDYVISGHWGKTAIKQAKPYVDLRVAATSEAGGFRDIPARDTWQLSADAAYVHITANETIHGVEFRSLNGMDTPDVGDVPLIADFSSSIASEPVDISKYGVIYAGAQKNLGPVGITVVIVRRDLLERAGQPRADIFNYASHLKGESMLNTPPTWNWYMLGLNVKWMLAEGGVAEFARRSTEKSALLYSAIDASGGYYRNEVAAAVRSRMNVPFFLHDEALDKPFLSEAKAAGLMALKGHRALGGMRASIYNAMPVAGAKALADFMKDFQQRHG
- the pheA gene encoding prephenate dehydratase is translated as MADKPKSTGASKPAKRAAKKTATKAATAPKSSVEIPTDAQGKPDLLAVRAQIDGIDREIQTLIAERAIWAHQVGKAKGKLAAAVDYYRPEREAQVLRRVVDRNEGPLSDEVLVRLFREIMSACLAQQEPLRVGYLGPEGTFSQQAVYKHFGHSAKALPLVTVEEVFDEVAAGNADFGVVPVENSGTGTIQSTLDLFLTSPLMICGEVELRVHQYLLSRTGHIEDIERIYSHTLSLAQCKGWLRQNLPKVEKHAVASNAEAARRARNADDAAAIAGENAAHVYGLKVVAGPIEDRSDNTTRFLVIGRASFPSSGNDRTSLLVFIRDQPGALYKILEPLARRSISMNRIESRPAHGALWQYAFFIDVAGHAEESPLKDALAEIDRYAGDVRVLGSYPVAVP
- a CDS encoding histidinol-phosphate transaminase, producing the protein MTDEAFFSALAQPGIQKLRAYDPGHDLVAFRRRFEGRHLIELGSNENPYGPSARAKEAILATIHDSFRYSDPLGGDLKRALAAKHGVDVSSILLGNGSHELLMQFAQVFAGPGVDVVASRFGFAVYAIAAQCAGATLRVAPCNADDHAMPRGHDLDAIATAVTPATRLVYLANPNNPTGTWYGADAFAAFMAKVPADVVVVVDEAYAEFVDAPECASALTLQSAYPNLVVTRTFSKAYALAGLRVGFAIAHPGLIAVMERVRESFNVNSAGLAAAEAALGDVEHLDWVVARNAEQRGILAAALRARGLTVFPSQTNFLLTQFAGFDKGDSGDNARVAKIEAALCEIGVVLRPMVGYGLGHCLRITVGNADENRRLLAALDEVLA